In Candidatus Poribacteria bacterium, a single genomic region encodes these proteins:
- a CDS encoding DUF86 domain-containing protein, whose protein sequence is MFLVLSRSGIIPRKPGEKLKGLIRFRNILVHDYPCQVK, encoded by the coding sequence CTGTTTCTCGTTCTCTCTCGCTCTGGGATCATCCCACGTAAACCTGGGGAGAAACTGAAGGGATTGATCAGATTCCGAAATATCCTCGTTCATGACTACCCGTGTCAAGTCAAATGA